The Festucalex cinctus isolate MCC-2025b chromosome 6, RoL_Fcin_1.0, whole genome shotgun sequence genomic sequence tggcaaccagttttagggtgtaccctgcctactgcccgatgccagctgggataggctccaacatccccgcgactcttgtgaggaataagcggttaagaaaatagatggacatTTTGGAATATTTGTACAGAATGTAATGTCACATTAGCATTACCATCatgcttttcaaaaatgtataagATTTCACTTGATGATGTCTTCTCACTCAGACTGTTTACTCACCCAAATTgaatattgaaaagaaaaaaaaaaagcgtgtgaTCGCTGTCATCATACACACACCTAACAAACGAGCACTCACGAAGGGGACTTCCAGAGACTTCCACCCACGCTCAACCTCCGTGGCGGCAGACTGCGAAGCCTTCAGACAAATTTGCATTCCTCAGGTTTGCTCACAtgaccacacacgcacacacatatagaGTATAGCACCCTATGCGGTCAACCCACCCACCACATACAGTAATCATTTGTGGCTGTATTTACACTcttggccactagatggtgacACACTATTACACTACTACTGTAACtctgaaagaagaagaatgaaaacaaatcaatcACTGTAGTGTTTGTGTGTAGAGTTGTGTGGGCTCAACTTGGTTTGCGTGTGAGCATCTAGTTGTGAGTTGTGGCCAACAGCAGATCCTTGCCGGTGTCCTCATTTTGTATCTTTGGGTTTGACCGTTTGCTCCATTCGATAAACTGCTGAAAGCGCATCAGCGACTGTGGCGCTCCTTGCCCACGTGCGAATTGTACAACCTTGGGGCCTCCACTTGTGTTGGCTATTGTCTTCCACAGAGACGGCATTGTCTTCACATGACATGGAGGCGGGCAAGAATTTCAGCCATTTCATCAACTCATCCATTGAGAAGGTGCTTTCACTCAAGTTTTGTACAGTTCACTTATTGTGTAATCTAGTGAGCAAAATTGAAACCGTAGGGGCCACTATAACCATCAAAACCAGTGTTATTGTTGTTACGTGTTGCATTATGGCCCTCAATTGAAGGCTGATGCCAAAGTCCATGTTAAATCCAGGATTAAAGTCCCCGCCCGGCAATGCTGCCCATCGGCGCAAAGTGCTGACCTATTAAATCACACACGTGGGCGCATTCCTGCTAAATTACCTCTCAAATGAGGTTAATTCGCCCGTTTAGTTTACAACCGATTCCATATGATAAGTGATGGCTTAATGATCACTTTGCAGAGTTGTAAAAGTCTCCTTGACTTTAGACATCCTCAAGATGGGATCCAGGTCGAAGaaattttactttgaaatgaCAAGTGGAACTCATTTTAGCCGTGGGACAATACACACAGTTGAAATTCTGTTTTGCACGCTTTATTTTTAAGCCTGAAAAGttatcagttttattttttatttttttttatttgatttaaaaactctACTTTTGAgtacaaatgttggtaatttAATCAACTAAgagggttttttcttttttttaaatgccaacaGCCTCAAACATCCACAATATTTCCTTTATTTTCAGTTTCCTTCCTTTGTGGCAACCTACTTCTTCCTTAATAACCGTGTTACGCTTTtgtggttaaaataaataaataatacagtacCCTACAGTGTATTTTATGTGGAGCCTCATATACCGTTAAAGGGGTCACAGTTTTTCTGCCACAGTGCGTTGGATGTGTAGCGTTCAATTTTTTGGTGTATTGCGAGAAGTTACAacgattttatgtatttatttatttacttgtttatttattttaccacaATGTTCCATTTCAGTTCATTGTACCGTGAGCTTTTTGTTTGATCgaacatttttaattgtctataaGATCAatgggtgtgaatgtgagttttttgtttttttaatataattgttCATATTAATAATATTCCTGCTGCGCCGTTGCTACACGTGACAAGATTAAAAGATCTTCTCACATCACATGAACTGTGATAACAATCGCGTCTGTATGGATgttcttattattttattattattattatttttaaactggaACCGAAAGCAAATACATTACTACTACAGCTCCTGACATGATGGGATTTTGTCTGACGGGTTTTACATTGTCACGCGGCTTACAACGCGgaagcaaaacaaaagtaaGGCGCATGCGCGAGAGCGTCAAACAAGGGCGATGACATCACCCATTCAACGCACAGAGAAACAAGCCCGGACACATTACTGTACTTTATGTGGTCTCATGTGACGGCAGCTCCACTTTACGAGGAAAGTTAGGAcataaacaataacaacaacaacacgcgTGGATTGTCAAGACATTTTGTGTCCACTACCGCGGAGTACCTGTCAACTTGGGGAGCCGCCCGGCTGTGCAGGGGACcaccacgacgacgacgatgggGACACTGGAGGATGAACTGACATCCGCGGCTGCCACGGGGAACACGGCCGCGGTGGAACGACTCCTGCGGGCAGGGGCGAACGTCAACGCCGCCAACCGGCTGGGTTACACCGCCTTGCAGGTCAGGACAACAGAGGCAACATCTCATCTTTTTCTTTAACCATGTGCacttattttacaaaaacaaaccaaatagAAAGTAATAATGacaattataatttaaaaaaaaaaaaaaaaagcattatatgACGCGTATGCAGTGCTAACAAATGTAACAACCATAGTagaaaattcaaaataatgaaatacaaTGAATAAAATGATGTATAAGTGTGCGAGCAAGTTTCTCATTAAAAATACGTAAACAACACTCGATAAATGAGAAGTTTTGACGGcctatagaaaataaaaattcatgaaGACTttagtcgtaaaaaaaaaaaaaaaaaaaaaaaaaaaaaaaaacgcacccgAAATTATTGTGGGGATTTAAAGAAAAATGAGTAAAAGTGCATCCGAACGACCCAACGAACACTATCGCCTGAATGAAAAGGTACAATAACGTTTATAaaagcagatttattttttttttttctgtgttcaaTTCCAAAGGTGATGATGATGGGCAGCACGCCGGTGGCCCAGCTGCTGCTGGAGGGGGGCGGCGACCCGAACGTGGCCGACGGCCGAACCGGGAGCACGCCGCTGCACGACGCGGCCCGGGCGGGCTTCGGAGACACCGCGAGGCTTCTGGTCCGCTTCGGCGCCTCTCCGCAGGCCAAAGATCACGCCAACTGTCGGCCCGTGGATGTGGCCCGGAAACACGGCCACGCCGACGCCGTGGCCTTCCTGGAGTCTCTGTGAAAAAGGACAGTTTGGAAAAGGGACTGCATGATGTCCCGACAttgaatttatttatgaaaGGTTTGGCGTTAAGGACACTTCCTTGActtttttggaacaaaatccGGATTATGGATAGGAATAATGTTGGTACTTTCATTGGAATTTGAACCagcctcttttttcttttttaaatgttatttattagCTTATTTGGATTTTTACTTGAATCACTGTATAATCTAATTGAATAATGTCACTAAGATGATGCACTTTAACAGACAAAGCTTTATATTTGCAGAGAACAGCCCATAAACCATTACATTTTTGACACGTTGTCAGTTAATGtgtaaagaagaaaaacagtGTTATATGGGAGTTATAATTCAGGGAATAACTAGCACTATATTTGCACAAATTATACCACCTTCCAAACAccgtttgatttccatttagaCTATTTCATCTTTTATTTTCCACAAAGTGCCTTTTAAGGCtaccatttgtgtgtgtgtgcgtgtgcatacaGTGTACTGTACTGAATCAGCATGTAAGAAATAAAAGTGAATCGAAAACCTGTTTTAACACTCCCATTTAATGACTCCCTTTGGCGCATGTGTGTGAAAATGCAGTTTGATGTGCTCATACACTTGTGACAAGGGACAAAAGTCAACTGAAAGTGAATCATGGCGCCAATCACAGATTAAATGGAGCCTGTTGATTTACGGTTGTTTTTGAATGacccacttgaaaaaaaaaaaatgaaattatgcaagtaa encodes the following:
- the cdkn2a/b gene encoding cyclin-dependent kinase 4 inhibitor B, giving the protein MGTLEDELTSAAATGNTAAVERLLRAGANVNAANRLGYTALQVMMMGSTPVAQLLLEGGGDPNVADGRTGSTPLHDAARAGFGDTARLLVRFGASPQAKDHANCRPVDVARKHGHADAVAFLESL